One segment of Amycolatopsis alba DSM 44262 DNA contains the following:
- a CDS encoding ectoine synthase has product MLVRTLDEVTDTDADIKTPNWRSKRIVLAKEGVGFSVHETTLYAGTVNDFWYANHIEAVFITSGEGELENTATGEVFQLKPGTLYLLNDHDKHQVRPKTEIKCVCVFNPPITGREVHDENGVYPLVTEP; this is encoded by the coding sequence TTGCTTGTCAGAACACTCGACGAGGTCACCGACACCGACGCCGACATCAAGACCCCGAACTGGCGCAGCAAGCGCATCGTGCTGGCCAAGGAGGGTGTCGGTTTCTCGGTGCACGAGACCACGCTCTACGCCGGGACGGTCAACGATTTCTGGTACGCGAACCACATCGAAGCGGTCTTCATCACCTCCGGTGAAGGTGAGCTCGAGAACACCGCGACCGGCGAGGTCTTCCAGCTGAAGCCGGGCACGTTGTACCTGCTCAACGACCACGACAAGCATCAGGTCCGGCCCAAGACCGAGATCAAGTGCGTCTGCGTGTTCAACCCGCCCATCACCGGTCGTGAAGTCCACGACGAAAACGGCGTGTACCCGCTCGTCACCGAACCCTAG
- a CDS encoding AfsR/SARP family transcriptional regulator, whose amino-acid sequence MGESGSPARFQLLGPVRLLDGERPVPVGGPGVRGLLALLALKVNKVVALDEIIDALWGHDPPATARTIVHGNVSHLRRVLRDIQGDHPGGARILTAPPGYQLTVEPGRIDVHRARSLLEQSSAEDPDKASELLAEALALWQGPALAGVPGSVRAPELEDLRLAVHGARVDADLELGRHAELIVELSPLVRASPLAERTAGQLMRALYHAGRRGDALELYRTVSRATLRTLGVEPGADLRWLHERVLNDDLPVKAFADPKAETAPVQQLPPAVPSLAGREADLAWLDDLAERAEAGETAVGVVSGTAGIGKSSLVVWWAHRAVRRFPDGILFASLRGFDPHHPPLEPADLLTQFLLGLGVPSDGVPEQVHERIALYRSMIAGRRMLVILDNARSAEQVRPLLPPGSRSMTLVTSRSRLDGLAVSNAAKLRVLGTLAPGDAVRLIEELAGPAGFDLNHALARLCGYLPLALRIAGARLAASAQWSAQDLVDELGNERTRLAALDVEGPDDGVRAAFDVSFRGLPSEVADTFLRLGVVQVVSAGSYLTAAIGEITVAEARRHLRVLTAHNLLTETGRDSFAPHDLVRLFLRELAENELDETDREDVLSRSVRFYQAVADRARRKMLRIVDPLDFTGVLTDAQTPPLGSFAEAQDWFTAEWENLVEVLEAARAGGRHDDVWRLARVAHTYRAVYPLLDEWTRLVEIGLEAAERSGDVLGRCWMLISRCAIALTFELPQGCLADAESALELASAIGDNRLMVSANIHLGSALTLLERYDEAIATLRQAAEETERTGDLELRGQALNNCAEAEKRSGRFIEAIGHQVASLEIDRTLGDDSYVVVSLNNLAELSMRIGELAAAERYVWEAVDLTISRRFVLQEGVLRLTLGRVLRTGSDVDGAREQFALALKILADANPKLAALVRAELTDLGEGP is encoded by the coding sequence ATGGGCGAAAGCGGTTCCCCTGCTCGCTTCCAGCTCCTCGGTCCCGTGCGCCTCCTCGACGGCGAACGGCCGGTCCCGGTCGGCGGCCCCGGTGTCCGCGGTCTGCTCGCGCTGCTGGCGTTGAAGGTCAACAAGGTCGTCGCGCTCGACGAGATCATCGACGCGCTCTGGGGCCACGATCCGCCCGCCACCGCCCGCACGATCGTGCACGGCAACGTTTCCCATCTGCGTCGCGTGCTCCGTGACATCCAGGGTGACCATCCGGGCGGCGCCCGGATCCTCACCGCGCCGCCCGGTTATCAGCTCACCGTCGAGCCGGGCCGGATCGATGTCCACCGTGCCCGTTCGCTGCTGGAACAGTCCTCGGCGGAAGATCCGGACAAGGCGTCCGAGCTGCTCGCCGAGGCACTCGCGCTGTGGCAGGGGCCCGCGCTGGCCGGTGTGCCGGGTTCGGTCCGCGCGCCCGAGCTGGAAGATCTGCGGCTCGCCGTGCACGGTGCCAGGGTCGACGCGGATCTCGAACTCGGCAGGCACGCGGAACTGATCGTCGAGCTCAGCCCGCTGGTCCGGGCGAGCCCGCTCGCCGAGCGCACGGCCGGTCAGCTGATGCGCGCGCTCTATCACGCCGGTCGCCGCGGCGACGCGCTCGAGCTGTACCGCACGGTGTCGCGGGCGACCCTGCGGACGCTCGGCGTCGAACCCGGCGCGGACCTGCGCTGGCTGCACGAACGCGTCCTGAACGACGATCTGCCGGTCAAGGCCTTCGCGGATCCGAAGGCCGAAACGGCGCCCGTGCAGCAGTTGCCGCCCGCCGTGCCGAGTCTCGCCGGACGTGAGGCCGATCTGGCCTGGCTCGACGACCTCGCCGAGCGGGCCGAGGCGGGCGAGACCGCGGTCGGCGTGGTCTCCGGGACCGCCGGAATCGGCAAAAGCAGCTTGGTGGTGTGGTGGGCGCATCGCGCCGTCCGCCGCTTTCCCGACGGCATCCTTTTCGCCTCGCTGCGGGGTTTCGACCCGCATCACCCGCCGCTGGAGCCCGCCGATCTGCTCACCCAGTTCCTCCTCGGGCTCGGCGTCCCCTCCGACGGCGTCCCGGAGCAGGTCCACGAACGCATCGCGCTCTACCGCTCGATGATCGCCGGGCGCCGGATGCTGGTGATCCTCGACAACGCCCGGTCCGCCGAGCAGGTGCGGCCGTTGCTGCCGCCCGGTTCGCGGTCGATGACGCTGGTGACCAGCCGATCCCGGCTCGACGGGCTCGCCGTGTCCAACGCGGCGAAGCTGCGCGTCCTCGGCACGCTCGCGCCCGGCGACGCCGTCCGGCTGATCGAGGAACTCGCCGGGCCCGCCGGATTCGACCTCAACCACGCGCTCGCCCGGCTCTGCGGTTATCTCCCGCTGGCGCTGCGGATCGCGGGCGCCCGGCTCGCCGCCAGCGCGCAGTGGTCCGCGCAGGACCTCGTCGACGAGCTCGGCAACGAACGCACCAGGCTGGCCGCGCTCGATGTCGAAGGCCCGGACGACGGGGTCCGCGCGGCGTTCGACGTGTCGTTCCGCGGGCTGCCGTCCGAGGTCGCGGACACGTTCCTGCGGCTCGGCGTGGTCCAGGTCGTCTCCGCGGGCTCGTATCTGACCGCGGCGATCGGCGAGATCACCGTCGCCGAGGCGCGGCGGCATCTGCGGGTGCTCACGGCGCACAACCTGCTCACCGAAACCGGCCGCGACTCCTTCGCCCCGCACGACCTCGTCCGCCTGTTCCTGCGCGAACTGGCGGAGAACGAACTCGACGAAACCGACCGGGAAGACGTCCTGTCGCGTTCGGTGCGGTTCTACCAGGCCGTCGCCGACAGGGCCCGGCGGAAGATGCTGCGGATCGTCGACCCGCTCGACTTCACCGGTGTGCTGACCGACGCGCAGACGCCGCCGCTGGGCTCCTTCGCCGAGGCACAGGACTGGTTCACCGCGGAATGGGAGAACCTCGTCGAGGTCCTCGAAGCCGCCCGCGCCGGCGGGCGCCACGACGACGTCTGGCGGCTGGCGAGGGTCGCGCACACCTATCGCGCGGTGTACCCGCTGCTGGACGAGTGGACGCGGCTGGTCGAGATCGGACTGGAGGCAGCCGAGCGGTCCGGTGACGTCCTCGGCCGCTGCTGGATGCTGATCTCGCGGTGCGCCATCGCGCTCACCTTCGAACTGCCGCAGGGCTGTCTCGCCGACGCCGAAAGCGCGCTGGAACTCGCGAGCGCGATCGGCGACAACCGGCTGATGGTCTCGGCGAACATCCACCTCGGCTCCGCGCTGACCCTGCTGGAGCGGTACGACGAAGCCATCGCGACGTTGCGCCAGGCGGCCGAGGAGACCGAGCGGACCGGCGACCTCGAACTGCGCGGGCAGGCGCTCAACAACTGCGCGGAGGCCGAGAAACGGTCCGGGCGGTTCATCGAGGCGATCGGGCATCAGGTCGCCTCGCTGGAGATCGACCGGACCCTCGGCGACGACAGCTATGTCGTCGTCTCGCTGAACAACCTGGCCGAACTGAGCATGCGGATCGGCGAACTCGCCGCCGCCGAACGGTACGTCTGGGAGGCCGTCGACCTGACCATCAGCCGTCGGTTCGTCCTCCAGGAAGGCGTGCTGCGGCTGACCCTGGGCAGGGTGCTGCGGACCGGGTCGGATGTGGACGGTGCCCGCGAACAGTTCGCGCTCGCGTTGAAAATCCTGGCGGACGCGAATCCGAAGCTCGCGGCCCTGGTCCGTGCGGAACTCACCGACCTCGGCGAAGGTCCCTGA
- the thpD gene encoding ectoine hydroxylase: MTLTDTRVDDSYPTRITGKPEQLPRTHPTVWGTEADGPIDAAALANHETRGYTVVDQLLSPGEIQTYWQDLVRMSSEDHRDDERVITEAKTGEVRSIFDVHETSELIAELVRDPRVLDRAQQILGSEVYIHQSRVNYMPGFKGTGFYWHSDFETWHAEDGMPAPRAVSCSIALTDNYPFNGGLMVMPGSQRTFVQCAGETPEDNYKSSLKEQRAGVPSEEDITKLAAEYGIDQFTGQAGSALWFDSNVMHGSSNNITPYPRSNIFIVFNSVENALRNPYAAIEPRPAFIAGRDSSPLTR, encoded by the coding sequence TTGACGCTGACCGACACCCGAGTCGACGACAGTTACCCGACCCGCATCACGGGTAAGCCCGAACAGCTGCCCAGGACGCACCCCACCGTCTGGGGCACCGAGGCCGACGGTCCCATCGACGCGGCCGCGCTCGCCAACCACGAGACCCGTGGTTACACCGTCGTCGACCAGTTGTTGTCGCCTGGCGAGATCCAGACCTACTGGCAGGATCTCGTCCGGATGTCGTCGGAAGACCATCGCGACGACGAGCGGGTCATCACCGAGGCCAAGACCGGTGAGGTCCGCTCGATCTTCGACGTCCACGAGACCAGTGAGCTGATCGCGGAACTCGTCCGCGATCCCCGCGTGCTCGACCGGGCGCAGCAGATCCTCGGCTCCGAGGTCTACATCCACCAGAGCCGGGTGAACTACATGCCCGGTTTCAAGGGCACCGGGTTCTACTGGCACTCGGACTTCGAGACCTGGCACGCCGAGGACGGCATGCCCGCGCCGCGGGCGGTCAGCTGCTCCATCGCGCTCACCGACAACTACCCGTTCAACGGCGGGCTGATGGTGATGCCGGGTTCGCAGCGGACCTTCGTCCAATGCGCTGGGGAGACCCCGGAGGACAACTACAAGAGTTCGCTGAAAGAGCAGCGGGCGGGCGTTCCCAGCGAGGAAGACATCACCAAACTCGCCGCCGAATACGGAATCGATCAATTCACCGGACAGGCCGGTTCGGCGCTCTGGTTCGATTCGAATGTGATGCACGGTTCGTCGAACAACATCACGCCGTACCCGAGGTCGAACATCTTCATCGTGTTCAACAGCGTCGAGAACGCGCTGCGGAACCCGTACGCCGCGATCGAACCGCGTCCGGCGTTCATCGCGGGCCGCGACTCGTCCCCGCTGACGCGCTGA
- the ectB gene encoding diaminobutyrate--2-oxoglutarate transaminase, producing the protein MSIFEELESEVRSYSRGWPVVFDRAQGSYLYDEDGKAYLDFFAGAGALNYGHNNPALKRALIDYIARDGVTHALDMFTVAKRDFLQTFKEKILQPRDLDYKVVFPGPGGANAVEAALKLARKVTGKESVINFTNAFHGMTLGALSVTGNSMKRGGAGVPLVHATPMPYDNYFDGSIPDFLYFEKLLEDSGSGLNEPAAVIVEGVQGEGGINAARIEWLKALDDLCKKHGILLILDDVQMGCGRTGPFFSFEDAGIKPDIVCLSKSIGGYGIPMALTLIRPDLDVWEPGEHNGTFRGISPAFVTATEALRVYWSDDELEKSTKAKGERIAAAFQGIVEAYPDANLFAKGRGLARGIEFANGDLAGKVCAAAFERGLLMETSGPDGEVMKVLPPLTLTEDELTKGLSIIDEAVATVLS; encoded by the coding sequence TTCGACAGGGCGCAGGGAAGCTACCTGTACGACGAAGACGGCAAGGCCTATCTCGACTTCTTCGCCGGCGCCGGCGCGCTTAACTACGGGCACAACAACCCGGCGCTCAAGCGGGCCCTGATCGACTACATCGCCCGTGACGGCGTCACCCACGCGCTCGACATGTTCACCGTGGCCAAGCGGGACTTCCTCCAGACGTTCAAGGAGAAGATCCTCCAGCCGCGCGATCTCGACTACAAGGTCGTCTTCCCCGGCCCCGGTGGCGCGAACGCGGTCGAGGCCGCGCTGAAGCTCGCGCGCAAGGTGACCGGCAAGGAATCGGTCATCAACTTCACCAACGCCTTCCACGGGATGACGCTGGGCGCCCTTTCGGTGACCGGCAACTCGATGAAGCGCGGCGGCGCGGGTGTCCCGCTGGTGCACGCCACCCCGATGCCGTACGACAACTACTTCGACGGCTCCATCCCGGACTTCCTCTACTTCGAGAAGCTGCTCGAAGACTCCGGCAGCGGCCTGAACGAGCCCGCCGCCGTCATCGTCGAAGGCGTCCAGGGCGAGGGCGGCATCAACGCCGCGCGCATCGAGTGGCTCAAGGCGCTGGACGACCTGTGCAAGAAGCACGGCATCCTGCTGATCCTCGACGACGTCCAGATGGGCTGCGGCCGCACCGGCCCGTTCTTCAGCTTCGAGGACGCGGGCATCAAGCCCGACATCGTCTGCCTGTCGAAGTCCATCGGCGGCTACGGCATCCCGATGGCGCTGACGCTGATCCGCCCGGACCTCGACGTCTGGGAGCCGGGTGAGCACAACGGCACCTTCCGCGGCATCAGCCCGGCGTTCGTCACCGCGACCGAGGCGCTGCGCGTCTACTGGAGCGACGACGAGCTGGAGAAGTCGACCAAGGCCAAGGGTGAGCGCATCGCCGCCGCGTTCCAGGGCATCGTCGAGGCGTACCCGGACGCGAACCTGTTCGCGAAGGGCCGCGGCCTCGCCCGCGGCATCGAGTTCGCCAACGGCGACCTCGCGGGCAAGGTCTGCGCCGCCGCGTTCGAGCGCGGGCTGCTCATGGAGACCTCCGGCCCCGACGGCGAGGTCATGAAGGTGCTCCCGCCGCTCACCCTGACCGAGGACGAGCTCACGAAGGGCCTGTCGATCATCGACGAGGCCGTCGCCACCGTCCTCAGCTGA